In a genomic window of Desulfobotulus pelophilus:
- a CDS encoding PilZ domain-containing protein, with product METIFVTGHHATFICPACGFSTCRDVLRFLQIESAVRIRCTCRECRHTYRVLLERRRFIRKPTACAGRYRISGRTPREGDMIVVDISRTGLQIQSMVLHVFYPGERVELEFRLDKGSFPLIRREALVKNVRSQYVGMAFVSQEHTDALGPYLAFL from the coding sequence GTGGAAACAATTTTCGTGACCGGTCACCATGCTACATTCATCTGCCCGGCCTGCGGCTTTTCCACCTGCCGGGATGTATTGCGATTCCTGCAGATTGAAAGCGCTGTCCGCATACGTTGTACCTGTAGGGAATGTCGTCATACCTACCGGGTACTACTTGAGCGCAGGCGCTTTATCCGGAAACCAACAGCTTGTGCCGGTCGGTACAGGATAAGCGGCCGCACTCCCCGCGAGGGTGACATGATTGTTGTGGACATCTCACGTACTGGCCTTCAGATACAGTCGATGGTTTTGCATGTCTTTTATCCGGGTGAGAGGGTTGAACTGGAATTTCGCCTGGACAAAGGCAGCTTTCCCCTGATTCGAAGAGAGGCTCTCGTTAAAAATGTCCGTAGTCAGTACGTAGGCATGGCCTTTGTCTCGCAGGAACATACGGACGCCCTTGGTCCCTATCTGGCGTTTCTCTGA
- a CDS encoding GspE/PulE family protein, with amino-acid sequence MSLNQQELSSIEIRIREAEEYYRHGLYTEATQLYEKLLADTSLDADSAEGIAERIREIEKKIKEMESIDRQVLSSRDLDCIRSAWGSKEKPSDILESGKAFSELGLYQEALGEYVKLMGKDTPIQETAKLILDCLLAAHPGGRILEPFILFLKDTKLSGKQSQELLFTCGKDLIKRQQLDAAEEFFVHIKQDNPQYPGLQIELAKFNISQRYNSRYAYLLENKMVNPEQLQKALAQAKKSKKSVETVLIEEYRIPREKIAESLKLFYDVPFKNFDPKFPAPYELVQKLKKSFLYENKWVPLSWDLNSVDILIDDPKNIIKTDQAQTLLKTNNLRLFVGFKEDIEAFINLFYDERHETEEDQDGSISLPDGFDMLPDVSFEDFDDDDENTSHDSGEEESGQIVRMVDQILITAYRKGASDIHIEPSPVTKKTRIRYRIDGVCQEILQIPNQSARPLISRIKIMAKLDIAERRMPQDGKIKFRRKGIQPFELRVATLPTAGGFEDAVLRILAESGAMPLTKMGMSERNLSCLQKIIRQPYGLVLVVGPTGSGKTTTLHAALGEINKPGIKIWTAEDPVEISQEGLRQVECQAKIGLDFARVMRAFLRADPDVIMIGEMRDHETAAIGIEASLTGHLVFSTLHTNSAPETITRLLDMGLNPLNFSDAFLGVMAQRLVRRLCKDCKEAFHPTKEMFDEITRLYGRAMDEVGIVYSDELTLYRPKGCPECNNTGYRGRLGIHELLLGSAPIKQLIKKAAPTEEIFKQGAEEGMDTLVQDGLVKAFQGVTDIEEVRRVCVS; translated from the coding sequence ATGAGTCTGAACCAGCAGGAACTTTCCAGTATAGAAATCCGTATTCGTGAAGCAGAAGAATATTACCGCCACGGGCTGTACACGGAGGCTACCCAGCTCTACGAAAAGTTGCTGGCAGACACTTCTTTGGATGCGGACAGTGCTGAGGGCATTGCTGAACGGATCCGGGAAATTGAAAAAAAGATTAAAGAAATGGAAAGTATTGACCGTCAGGTACTTTCCTCCAGAGACCTGGACTGTATCCGGAGTGCATGGGGAAGCAAGGAAAAGCCATCGGATATTCTGGAAAGCGGAAAGGCTTTCTCCGAACTGGGGCTTTATCAGGAGGCCCTCGGTGAATATGTGAAGCTGATGGGAAAGGACACCCCCATTCAGGAAACGGCTAAGTTAATACTGGACTGCCTGTTGGCCGCCCATCCAGGAGGACGTATACTGGAGCCGTTTATACTTTTTCTGAAGGATACGAAACTTTCTGGCAAACAAAGTCAGGAGCTGCTTTTTACATGTGGCAAAGACTTGATCAAACGGCAACAGTTGGATGCGGCAGAAGAGTTTTTTGTTCACATCAAGCAGGATAACCCACAGTATCCGGGCCTTCAAATTGAACTGGCCAAATTTAACATTTCCCAGCGCTACAATTCCCGCTATGCATATCTGCTCGAAAACAAGATGGTAAATCCTGAGCAGCTCCAGAAAGCCCTGGCTCAGGCCAAAAAATCCAAAAAAAGTGTGGAGACGGTTCTCATTGAAGAATACCGTATTCCCCGGGAAAAAATTGCTGAATCCCTCAAACTTTTTTACGATGTTCCCTTTAAGAATTTCGATCCGAAATTTCCGGCTCCTTACGAACTTGTTCAGAAGCTTAAAAAAAGTTTTCTCTATGAAAACAAGTGGGTTCCTCTTTCATGGGATCTGAATTCCGTAGATATTCTGATCGATGATCCTAAAAACATTATCAAGACAGATCAGGCACAGACCCTTCTTAAAACCAACAATCTGAGGCTGTTTGTAGGCTTCAAAGAAGATATTGAAGCCTTTATTAATCTTTTTTATGATGAACGCCATGAGACAGAAGAAGATCAGGATGGCAGTATCTCTCTTCCTGATGGTTTTGACATGCTTCCCGATGTATCCTTTGAAGATTTTGATGATGATGATGAAAATACCTCCCACGATTCCGGAGAAGAAGAATCTGGTCAGATTGTCCGCATGGTGGATCAGATTCTGATCACTGCCTACCGGAAAGGTGCCTCGGATATTCATATCGAGCCTTCACCCGTAACCAAAAAAACCCGCATCCGCTACCGTATAGACGGAGTCTGCCAGGAAATTCTGCAGATTCCCAACCAGAGCGCCCGCCCGCTGATTTCCAGAATTAAAATTATGGCCAAACTGGACATTGCTGAAAGAAGGATGCCTCAGGACGGTAAGATTAAGTTCAGACGAAAGGGAATTCAGCCCTTTGAACTTCGTGTGGCCACTCTGCCAACGGCAGGTGGTTTTGAAGATGCCGTTCTTCGTATTCTGGCGGAATCCGGAGCCATGCCCCTTACGAAAATGGGTATGAGTGAACGAAATCTCAGCTGTCTGCAGAAAATCATCCGTCAGCCCTATGGCCTCGTGCTTGTGGTAGGGCCGACAGGCAGTGGTAAAACCACAACACTGCATGCCGCATTGGGTGAAATCAATAAGCCCGGAATTAAGATCTGGACAGCAGAAGATCCTGTAGAAATTTCTCAGGAGGGCCTTCGCCAGGTGGAATGCCAGGCAAAAATCGGACTCGATTTTGCTAGAGTCATGCGGGCATTCCTCCGCGCGGATCCGGACGTCATTATGATTGGTGAAATGAGGGATCACGAAACCGCAGCCATCGGAATTGAAGCCTCCCTTACGGGCCATCTTGTTTTCTCAACGCTTCATACCAACAGTGCTCCGGAAACCATCACGCGTCTTCTGGATATGGGCCTTAACCCACTGAACTTCTCGGATGCCTTCCTGGGGGTTATGGCTCAGCGCCTTGTTCGTCGTTTGTGCAAGGACTGCAAAGAAGCCTTCCATCCCACAAAAGAGATGTTTGATGAAATTACCCGACTGTACGGCAGGGCTATGGATGAAGTAGGCATTGTGTACAGTGATGAACTGACTCTCTACAGACCCAAAGGCTGCCCGGAATGTAACAATACAGGATACCGGGGCCGCCTTGGTATCCACGAGCTCCTTTTGGGAAGCGCTCCGATCAAGCAACTGATCAAAAAAGCAGCTCCCACAGAGGAAATTTTTAAGCAGGGAGCTGAAGAGGGAATGGACACCCTTGTTCAGGACGGACTTGTGAAAGCCTTTCAAGGAGTCACAGATATCGAAGAGGTGCGGCGTGTCTGTGTAAGCTGA
- a CDS encoding response regulator, giving the protein MQLHVLIADPDKMMAQRISGWIDSQGNNFECLHAATGMEAMDYLRSKAVVLLITELILPDIDGFGLLDWVNKECSEVPAIVISAHGKPKTREILLRKGAEEFLPKPVDERLFLSALGKTLQRIQEGGALNGASLDTFAQMIEMEQKTCTLRVLHPPSKGYGILFFSSGNIIHARIPGPKKSDGISAAYTILGWQPVSLMIENHCRAPSETIQADLQGMLMEAMRLKDEEGPQELQPAAQTVLPASTDKSENHAPSTPSTIDSLQQWLQSQSQHDRSLGIQGVYQDASWKELLNYASLIGAAFDAGKLEACYVNTEDASEFLALPDEEATVIAVRPACKREHLVSLLAKKPSFRTSGGVL; this is encoded by the coding sequence ATGCAGCTGCATGTTTTGATAGCCGATCCGGATAAAATGATGGCACAGCGTATCTCCGGGTGGATTGACAGTCAGGGGAATAACTTTGAGTGCCTTCACGCCGCCACTGGTATGGAGGCCATGGATTATCTCCGGAGCAAGGCTGTTGTCCTTTTAATAACAGAGCTGATTTTGCCCGATATTGATGGATTTGGTCTTCTTGACTGGGTAAACAAAGAATGTTCCGAGGTTCCAGCCATTGTTATTTCTGCCCATGGCAAGCCCAAAACAAGGGAGATTCTTTTGCGGAAAGGGGCGGAAGAATTTCTTCCCAAACCCGTTGACGAGAGACTGTTTCTTTCCGCTCTGGGTAAAACACTGCAACGCATACAGGAAGGCGGGGCTCTGAATGGGGCCTCCCTGGATACATTTGCCCAGATGATCGAAATGGAGCAGAAAACCTGTACTCTGCGGGTGTTGCACCCTCCTTCCAAAGGCTATGGCATTCTTTTTTTCAGCAGCGGGAATATAATCCATGCACGAATTCCCGGTCCCAAAAAAAGTGATGGTATCAGCGCAGCCTACACCATACTGGGGTGGCAACCCGTATCCCTTATGATTGAAAATCATTGCCGTGCACCTTCGGAGACTATCCAAGCCGATCTTCAGGGCATGCTCATGGAGGCTATGCGTCTCAAGGATGAAGAAGGCCCTCAGGAACTCCAGCCTGCGGCACAGACCGTCCTGCCTGCCAGTACGGATAAGAGCGAAAATCATGCTCCTTCTACCCCATCCACCATTGATTCCCTTCAGCAATGGCTTCAATCCCAATCCCAACATGATCGCTCACTGGGGATTCAGGGGGTATATCAAGATGCTTCGTGGAAGGAACTTTTGAACTATGCCAGCCTGATTGGCGCAGCCTTCGATGCCGGAAAACTGGAGGCCTGTTACGTTAACACGGAAGATGCATCGGAGTTTCTTGCGCTTCCGGATGAAGAGGCCACGGTAATAGCCGTACGACCGGCCTGTAAACGGGAACACCTTGTGAGCCTTCTGGCAAAAAAGCCATCTTTCCGCACTAGCGGAGGGGTTCTCTGA
- a CDS encoding HAMP domain-containing protein, protein MTTLICEECGKIYHLDPEKLKEKLAGDEARTRCRECGHVMLVTREQLVAAPPPKSVPAKYEAKEKAEMTSFDEPRKESRKKVSKKAIVEDADRRKGFGLRAKMFFLFLLVPLFLMTISGLFSQNQLNDLSARITTESTHVVQSMAEEIIAEKARSVALQSNIFLRSHPELGKMDFNYDPEFSRIAVQRVADSGYTVLFERPAPDQSDQAFRIWAHPDARIIGVPVLDSLQQALGPQYYPEFRRIIEDATRLREARGYYTWVERDGQLRQKFAVISPVEGTRYHIMATAYIDDFTEPVRVLETEANAMALHTRNVTLIILAVSLVIIGLSISVYGYRITRSIKYLTDAADRISVGELDMEIQVRSNDEIGNLADAISRMQDSLKLSIERLRRRR, encoded by the coding sequence ATGACAACTCTAATCTGCGAAGAATGTGGTAAAATTTATCATCTGGATCCGGAAAAGCTTAAAGAAAAGCTTGCCGGAGATGAGGCCAGAACCCGATGCCGGGAGTGTGGTCATGTTATGCTTGTGACGAGGGAACAGCTGGTCGCAGCCCCCCCCCCGAAGAGTGTTCCCGCCAAGTACGAAGCAAAGGAAAAGGCTGAAATGACATCCTTTGACGAGCCTCGGAAGGAATCGAGAAAAAAAGTCTCTAAAAAAGCGATTGTTGAAGACGCGGACCGGCGCAAAGGCTTCGGGCTCAGGGCAAAAATGTTTTTTCTCTTTCTGCTTGTCCCCCTTTTTCTGATGACAATTTCCGGCTTGTTTTCCCAAAACCAACTCAATGATCTTTCCGCACGTATAACAACGGAAAGTACCCATGTTGTACAGAGTATGGCCGAAGAAATCATTGCGGAAAAAGCCCGTTCCGTTGCCCTTCAGTCGAATATTTTCCTGCGCAGCCACCCTGAGCTGGGAAAAATGGATTTCAATTATGATCCTGAATTCAGCCGCATTGCCGTGCAGCGTGTTGCGGATTCCGGTTACACGGTTCTGTTTGAACGTCCAGCACCGGATCAAAGTGACCAGGCCTTTCGTATCTGGGCCCATCCCGATGCCCGCATCATCGGCGTACCGGTTCTTGACAGTCTGCAGCAGGCACTGGGGCCTCAGTACTATCCTGAATTCAGAAGAATTATCGAGGATGCCACAAGGTTGCGGGAAGCAAGGGGATATTACACATGGGTGGAAAGGGACGGTCAGCTCCGGCAGAAATTTGCTGTTATCAGCCCAGTGGAGGGTACCCGGTACCACATTATGGCAACGGCCTATATCGACGACTTTACGGAGCCCGTGCGGGTACTGGAAACAGAAGCCAATGCCATGGCGCTTCATACACGTAACGTTACGCTGATTATCCTCGCCGTATCCCTTGTGATTATAGGTCTTTCCATTTCTGTTTACGGCTACCGAATTACCCGCAGCATCAAATATCTGACCGATGCAGCCGACAGGATCAGTGTGGGTGAGCTTGATATGGAAATCCAGGTTCGTTCCAATGATGAAATCGGCAACCTTGCGGATGCCATTTCCCGAATGCAGGACAGCTTAAAACTGTCAATTGAACGTCTACGACGAAGACGATAA
- a CDS encoding GTP-binding protein: MALINPKKKEVQVKIVYYGPGRGGKTTNLEYINQKFKARIKSEMVTVKTYGDRTLFFDFLPLDIGTINDYNIKIQFYTVPGQVKYNATRKLVLRGVDGIVFVADSMGLRRDMNIRSLQNLEENLRSFNKDLARIPLVFQYNKRDLASHNISLLPLETMQQDLNSTLNAPYIEASAITGDNVALTMKKIISITIGSLKKKLEEK, translated from the coding sequence TTGGCGCTGATTAATCCCAAAAAAAAAGAAGTCCAGGTTAAAATTGTATATTACGGACCCGGCCGAGGTGGAAAAACAACGAATCTCGAATACATTAATCAGAAATTCAAGGCCCGTATCAAATCGGAAATGGTTACGGTTAAAACCTATGGTGACCGAACGCTTTTCTTTGATTTTCTTCCCCTCGATATCGGTACTATTAATGACTATAACATTAAAATACAGTTCTACACCGTGCCGGGTCAGGTAAAGTACAATGCCACCCGCAAACTTGTCCTTCGCGGTGTGGACGGTATTGTTTTTGTTGCAGATTCCATGGGGCTGAGACGGGATATGAATATCCGCTCCCTGCAGAATCTCGAAGAGAACCTTCGTTCCTTCAATAAAGATCTTGCCAGAATTCCACTGGTATTCCAGTATAATAAACGAGACCTTGCTTCGCACAACATCTCTCTTCTGCCCCTTGAAACCATGCAGCAGGATCTCAACTCAACGCTCAATGCTCCCTACATCGAAGCCAGCGCAATCACAGGAGATAATGTGGCTTTAACCATGAAAAAAATTATCTCTATAACGATTGGATCCCTTAAAAAAAAGCTGGAGGAAAAATAA
- a CDS encoding roadblock/LC7 domain-containing protein, which yields MDFTLDLDKHQLEKIEKILDEELIDLGVSNVILLDLAGNVIVNLDNGNTQHDVYSLAALAAGNFGAVSAMANLIGEQEFSLLFHKGETDSIHFSKVTDDLLLLSIFGKEVSLGFLRLKVSEAVRKIESLFG from the coding sequence ATGGACTTTACCTTAGATTTGGACAAGCATCAGCTTGAAAAGATTGAAAAGATTCTGGATGAAGAACTGATCGATCTCGGTGTAAGCAACGTGATTCTGCTGGATCTTGCCGGCAACGTCATTGTCAATCTGGACAATGGGAATACCCAGCATGACGTTTACTCCCTGGCCGCCCTTGCAGCAGGGAACTTCGGTGCTGTCAGCGCCATGGCCAACCTGATAGGAGAACAGGAATTTTCCCTCCTTTTTCACAAAGGGGAGACAGACAGCATCCACTTCAGCAAAGTAACCGACGACCTGCTTCTTCTTTCCATTTTCGGTAAAGAAGTCTCACTGGGCTTTCTTCGGCTGAAAGTGAGTGAAGCCGTGAGAAAAATCGAATCCCTTTTCGGATAG
- a CDS encoding ABC transporter substrate-binding protein, which yields MILQKMRSWKKNAFVLVCSLFCVASSGLVRADDNPELIIGLSLPLSGQGAVHARKWLHGIQAAVENVNSEGGVHGHILRVLPLDDGGAAVRRSENLLTLTEQEEVFALVGAYGADGAADALLRAEESGVLLFGSNSGLQSLTNPVKSNVFNLRPDTETEMRILVDRFINETGRSKIAVFHTENTYGEEAELGVRKALEQKGLEPQAVFSVPAASAVPAIAPAVAAMMESWPDAVIIAADKDTTAAFVRLVREHTGETVLIVAAQDDPIELASILMNRGLGVVISETVPFPFYRRIPVVSAYASAVEIFKQDDPSIEMSFPGFEGYLNARVFIHILQQSPALTTEAFITTASKQTETDLGGFRFTFSDQRRIGSGQVYLTQIAPGGFVTPIRTFSEMYEFHP from the coding sequence ATGATTTTACAAAAAATGAGAAGCTGGAAAAAAAATGCCTTCGTTTTAGTTTGCTCCCTTTTTTGTGTGGCATCATCCGGACTGGTCCGGGCCGATGACAATCCGGAGCTTATCATTGGCCTGAGCCTGCCCTTGAGTGGTCAGGGTGCCGTGCATGCACGCAAGTGGCTCCACGGAATACAGGCTGCTGTGGAAAATGTGAACAGCGAAGGGGGAGTTCATGGACACATACTGCGTGTTCTTCCTCTGGATGACGGTGGTGCAGCGGTTCGTCGCTCCGAAAACCTCCTGACACTTACGGAACAGGAAGAAGTATTTGCTCTGGTGGGGGCCTACGGTGCCGATGGCGCAGCCGATGCCCTTTTACGGGCCGAAGAAAGCGGTGTGCTGCTGTTCGGAAGCAATAGCGGCTTACAGTCTCTGACAAACCCTGTAAAAAGCAACGTCTTTAATCTCAGGCCGGACACAGAAACAGAAATGCGCATACTGGTGGACCGTTTTATAAACGAAACCGGCAGGAGCAAAATAGCCGTCTTCCATACGGAAAACACCTATGGAGAAGAAGCAGAATTAGGAGTCCGCAAAGCCCTTGAGCAGAAAGGGCTGGAGCCGCAAGCTGTCTTTTCGGTACCTGCAGCCAGTGCTGTTCCTGCCATAGCACCCGCTGTTGCGGCTATGATGGAAAGCTGGCCCGATGCTGTGATCATAGCGGCGGATAAGGACACCACAGCTGCTTTTGTTCGCCTTGTAAGAGAGCACACAGGAGAAACGGTTCTGATTGTTGCCGCACAGGATGACCCCATAGAGCTGGCGTCCATACTGATGAACCGGGGGCTAGGTGTTGTGATCAGCGAGACGGTACCCTTTCCATTTTACAGGCGAATCCCCGTAGTCAGTGCCTATGCGTCGGCCGTTGAAATTTTCAAACAGGATGATCCATCTATTGAAATGAGCTTTCCTGGTTTTGAAGGTTACCTGAATGCCAGGGTTTTTATTCATATTCTGCAGCAGAGTCCTGCCCTCACAACAGAGGCTTTTATTACCACAGCATCCAAGCAGACGGAAACGGACCTTGGTGGTTTCCGCTTTACCTTTTCCGATCAGAGACGCATCGGATCCGGCCAGGTCTATCTGACACAGATTGCACCCGGCGGCTTTGTAACGCCTATCCGGACATTTTCGGAAATGTATGAATTTCATCCATAA
- a CDS encoding SUMF1/EgtB/PvdO family nonheme iron enzyme → MMKLQSYSARIPAMAFCRQLIPILSGLLLIMTVTVVFAAENRALIIGVHTYTDEDIQAPVTAKADADAMAAFLEKKLGFQVTKISGSSASKQAIMTALESAARNTAPEDALLIYYAGAAEVETLYGYGWWLGTDAVHSDSQTWVDIGSVQRILRQAAARRIFLISDTVFPESACGDPVTQESAQLSNKDSGGFAHTVLYRSSGNAIISEGPTGLLVSSLFHVLSSKGASFSGYEIFTALSQEAEGLGGRLEYRNLTTGQPFTGDPVFSTAIREKSVPEVHTPEKEPAAHLGIRTNVEEARIRINGQDRGAGPLQITGLDAGRYRVEASASGYEDFSEEILLSSGESRELSLFLSARRPEKGFLLIRTLPENTHIEFMDKDHGYRPELPLAPGIHALRFQAPLHETLEKNISIRAGEKKNIHVELTLLPSFENELQMRFLRIESGRFTMGSSGGETRRKADEAQHQVLITKPFFMQEQEVTIGQWKRFITATGYRTEAETGPGAFALENGFRWVRDPAYNWKQPGYAIEDSFPVSAVSYNDAKAFVQWMRQEEGLFYDLPTEAEWEYAARAGSQTTYAYGDCLTQEQANFAANSFRSGCPAGSYRQQPMPVGALAPNDWGLRDMHGNVWEWCRDWYADYPSGDGESSDPSGPATGQRKIIRGGGWDTDMDAARIANRHTAEPSAAYANIGFRLVIRP, encoded by the coding sequence ATGATGAAATTGCAATCATATTCAGCCAGAATACCTGCTATGGCATTCTGCCGTCAGCTTATACCGATACTCAGCGGTCTGCTGCTGATAATGACAGTTACTGTTGTTTTTGCAGCTGAGAACAGGGCCTTGATTATTGGGGTCCATACGTATACGGATGAAGATATTCAAGCGCCGGTCACAGCCAAAGCCGATGCAGACGCCATGGCCGCTTTTCTTGAAAAAAAACTCGGGTTTCAGGTTACAAAAATTTCCGGCTCTTCTGCCTCAAAACAAGCCATCATGACTGCTCTTGAATCCGCTGCCAGAAATACGGCCCCAGAAGATGCACTTCTGATTTATTACGCGGGCGCTGCGGAAGTCGAAACTCTTTATGGATACGGATGGTGGCTGGGAACGGATGCCGTTCATTCAGACTCACAGACCTGGGTGGACATCGGATCCGTACAGCGAATTTTGCGTCAGGCCGCTGCCAGACGCATCTTTCTGATTTCTGACACAGTTTTTCCCGAATCAGCCTGCGGTGACCCTGTCACCCAGGAAAGTGCACAACTCTCGAATAAAGATTCCGGTGGGTTTGCCCATACGGTTCTGTACAGGTCATCAGGCAATGCCATTATTTCCGAAGGCCCGACAGGTCTTCTGGTGTCATCCCTTTTCCATGTACTGTCATCGAAAGGGGCCAGCTTCAGCGGATACGAAATTTTCACCGCTCTTTCACAGGAAGCGGAGGGGCTCGGTGGCAGACTGGAATATCGTAATCTTACAACAGGTCAGCCCTTTACCGGAGATCCTGTTTTCAGCACCGCAATCCGTGAAAAGTCTGTCCCGGAGGTGCACACGCCGGAAAAAGAACCTGCTGCACACCTTGGAATACGAACGAATGTTGAAGAAGCCCGGATACGAATCAACGGGCAGGATCGTGGAGCCGGACCGCTGCAGATAACAGGACTGGATGCAGGGCGCTATCGTGTGGAGGCCAGTGCTTCGGGCTATGAGGATTTCAGCGAAGAAATTTTGCTGTCTTCCGGGGAATCCAGGGAGCTCTCCCTGTTCCTCTCTGCCAGAAGACCAGAAAAAGGTTTTCTTTTGATTCGAACATTGCCAGAAAATACACATATTGAATTTATGGATAAGGATCATGGCTACAGGCCGGAGCTGCCACTGGCCCCGGGCATTCATGCACTTCGCTTCCAAGCGCCTCTCCATGAAACCTTGGAAAAAAATATCAGCATCCGGGCCGGTGAAAAAAAGAACATTCACGTGGAACTGACTCTTTTGCCTTCTTTTGAAAACGAACTTCAGATGAGGTTCCTGAGGATAGAAAGTGGTCGTTTCACCATGGGTAGTTCCGGGGGAGAAACCCGGAGAAAGGCAGATGAAGCACAACATCAGGTACTCATCACAAAACCTTTTTTTATGCAGGAACAAGAAGTTACCATCGGGCAGTGGAAACGCTTCATCACGGCTACAGGATACAGGACGGAGGCAGAAACGGGCCCAGGAGCTTTTGCCCTGGAAAACGGATTCCGCTGGGTCCGCGATCCTGCGTACAACTGGAAGCAGCCAGGATATGCCATTGAGGATTCTTTTCCCGTAAGTGCCGTTTCCTACAATGATGCAAAGGCTTTTGTACAGTGGATGCGCCAAGAAGAGGGACTTTTCTATGACCTTCCCACCGAAGCGGAGTGGGAGTATGCAGCAAGAGCTGGCAGTCAGACAACCTATGCCTATGGGGACTGCCTGACTCAGGAACAGGCAAATTTTGCTGCCAATTCATTCCGGTCAGGTTGTCCGGCCGGCAGCTATCGTCAACAGCCCATGCCCGTAGGAGCCCTGGCTCCCAATGACTGGGGCCTTCGGGATATGCATGGCAATGTATGGGAGTGGTGCCGTGACTGGTATGCGGACTATCCCTCCGGCGATGGGGAATCTTCAGACCCTTCCGGTCCAGCCACAGGTCAGAGAAAAATTATCAGAGGAGGTGGGTGGGATACGGATATGGATGCTGCGCGCATTGCTAACCGTCACACGGCAGAACCCTCCGCCGCCTATGCCAACATCGGTTTTCGCCTTGTAATCCGGCCTTAA